A part of Clostridium novyi genomic DNA contains:
- a CDS encoding alpha/beta-type small acid-soluble spore protein — protein sequence MARNNRALVPEAREGLNKFKMEAANAVGVNLKQGYNGDLTSRQAGSIGGQMVKTMVEQYEKNNL from the coding sequence ATGGCAAGAAATAATAGAGCATTAGTACCAGAAGCAAGAGAAGGATTAAACAAATTTAAAATGGAAGCTGCAAATGCAGTTGGTGTTAATTTAAAACAAGGATACAATGGAGACTTAACTTCAAGACAGGCTGGATCAATTGGCGGACAAATGGTTAAAACTATGGTAGAACAATACGAAAAAAATAATCTATAA